In Spirochaetota bacterium, the following are encoded in one genomic region:
- the trxA gene encoding thioredoxin produces MSSIQEVTEATFDTAVLKENGKVLVDFWAPWCGPCRLQTPILEKLASNGINAKIVKCNTDVNPGIARKFGISAIPTLILFENGKEVDRMIGVQPEEVLKRRLQ; encoded by the coding sequence ATGTCATCAATTCAAGAAGTAACTGAAGCTACATTTGATACTGCTGTGCTCAAGGAAAACGGAAAAGTATTAGTTGATTTTTGGGCTCCATGGTGTGGGCCATGCCGTTTGCAAACACCTATACTTGAGAAATTGGCATCAAACGGGATTAATGCAAAAATAGTAAAGTGCAATACAGACGTTAATCCGGGAATTGCACGTAAGTTTGGTATAAGTGCTATTCCAACATTAATACTATTTGAAAATGGCAAAGAAGTTGATCGCATGATTGGCGTACAGCCTGAGGAAGTCCTTAAACGCAGACTCCAATAA
- the zupT gene encoding zinc transporter ZupT: MYEQSNVLFALLLTLLAGLATGIGSAIAVVSKKTNTKVLSLALGFSAGVMIYVSMIEILAKSFDVLRHEFGHWGGWVALSSFFGGIAFIGIIDIIVPSAENPHEVQPVENMPLPATSREQQLMRLGLLSALAIGIHNFPEGMATFTAALHDAKVGVPIAIAISLHNIPEGIAVAVPIFHATSSRKKAFIYSFISGLSEPVGALIGFAILSPFMSEALFGIVFGFIAGIMVFISVDELLPAAIKFGQHHMSIAGFVAGMFIMAVSLVMMQ; the protein is encoded by the coding sequence ATGTATGAGCAATCCAATGTTTTATTTGCTTTGCTCTTAACACTTTTAGCTGGTCTTGCCACCGGCATTGGAAGTGCCATAGCAGTTGTTTCAAAAAAAACTAATACCAAGGTACTATCGCTTGCTTTGGGATTTTCGGCCGGTGTTATGATATATGTTTCCATGATTGAAATACTTGCAAAATCATTTGATGTACTACGGCATGAATTTGGGCATTGGGGTGGTTGGGTAGCATTGAGTTCGTTTTTTGGCGGCATTGCGTTTATTGGGATCATTGACATTATTGTTCCATCCGCTGAAAACCCACACGAAGTACAGCCAGTTGAAAACATGCCACTTCCCGCCACAAGCCGTGAGCAGCAATTGATGCGGCTTGGGCTGTTATCAGCACTGGCAATTGGTATTCACAATTTTCCCGAAGGAATGGCTACATTCACTGCAGCCCTTCATGATGCAAAGGTGGGAGTCCCTATCGCCATTGCAATATCCCTGCACAATATTCCTGAAGGCATTGCAGTAGCAGTGCCAATATTTCATGCCACTAGCAGCAGAAAAAAAGCTTTTATATATTCATTTATTTCCGGACTTTCGGAACCGGTAGGTGCGCTTATTGGGTTTGCAATACTTTCCCCTTTTATGTCAGAAGCTTTGTTTGGTATTGTATTTGGATTCATAGCCGGTATAATGGTGTTTATTTCCGTTGATGAGTTGCTGCCTGCAGCCATAAAATTTGGGCAACATCACATGTCTATTGCAGGTTTTGTTGCAGGGATGTTCATTATGGCTGTATCTCTTGTTATGATGCAGTAA
- a CDS encoding crotonase/enoyl-CoA hydratase family protein: protein MNIIQEIVNDILILTINRPQVRNAIDRPTAEELSQAFKNFDADEKLKVAILTGAGGNFCAGADLLAIAEDGPRKNKLNPNMKEDGPLGPTRMLLSKPVIAAVSGYAVAGGLELACWCDIRMADLTAKFGVFCRRFGVPLIDGGTQRLPRLIGLSRALDLIITGREINAEEAYQFGLVNYLVQGDIKQAAIELAQKIASFPQNCLRSDRMCVYRGLNMPLADAMEMEFAKGTDVIRSGETLEGARKFAASKGKHYDS from the coding sequence ATGAATATTATACAGGAGATAGTAAACGATATACTAATCCTAACAATAAACAGACCACAGGTACGTAATGCCATTGACCGCCCAACTGCTGAAGAACTGAGCCAAGCATTTAAAAATTTTGATGCTGATGAAAAGCTCAAGGTAGCCATACTTACCGGCGCTGGCGGTAACTTTTGTGCAGGTGCTGATTTGCTAGCAATTGCCGAAGACGGACCCAGAAAAAATAAACTCAATCCTAACATGAAGGAAGACGGACCTCTTGGCCCTACACGCATGCTCTTATCAAAACCTGTTATAGCTGCTGTTTCAGGGTATGCGGTTGCAGGTGGACTGGAACTTGCTTGCTGGTGCGATATCCGCATGGCTGATTTGACAGCTAAATTTGGAGTATTCTGCCGCAGGTTTGGTGTTCCGCTAATAGATGGCGGCACTCAGCGCCTTCCGCGCCTTATAGGATTGAGCAGAGCATTGGATTTAATCATCACTGGCAGGGAAATTAATGCTGAAGAAGCCTACCAGTTTGGTCTGGTAAATTATCTTGTCCAGGGTGATATTAAACAAGCAGCAATAGAATTAGCACAAAAAATCGCATCATTCCCACAAAATTGTCTGCGTAGTGATAGAATGTGTGTGTACAGGGGACTTAACATGCCACTAGCCGATGCAATGGAGATGGAGTTTGCAAAGGGCACTGATGTGATTCGAAGTGGCGAAACCTTAGAAGGTGCTCGTAAATTTGCAGCTTCAAAAGGAAAACACTACGACAGTTAA
- a CDS encoding cupin domain-containing protein → MKVTVEKIKEEELKKQGVFSWPIWQKEISDFDWYYDTTEQFYVLEGEVEVETEDGQRIVFGAGDFVTFPKGVKCRWHVKKPIRKHYNFK, encoded by the coding sequence ATGAAAGTCACTGTTGAAAAAATAAAAGAAGAAGAATTGAAAAAGCAGGGAGTATTTAGCTGGCCAATCTGGCAAAAGGAAATATCTGATTTTGACTGGTACTATGATACCACAGAGCAGTTCTATGTACTTGAAGGTGAGGTGGAAGTAGAAACTGAAGATGGTCAAAGGATTGTGTTTGGTGCTGGAGATTTTGTAACATTTCCCAAAGGCGTCAAATGTCGCTGGCATGTAAAAAAACCAATACGCAAGCATTATAATTTTAAATAA